From the Phyllopteryx taeniolatus isolate TA_2022b chromosome 20, UOR_Ptae_1.2, whole genome shotgun sequence genome, one window contains:
- the prlh2 gene encoding prolactin releasing hormone 2 isoform X2: MLLRRKTDVQARCGLPASLALVLVLVLLLFSPCSLSGAHRTTVEHDFHIVHNVDNRSPEIDPFWMLELLFNSLRNKENLDKVLQGEDRDWLP, from the exons ATGTTGCTCAGGAGAAAGACCGATGTCCAGGCGAGGTGCGGGCTGCCTGCATCTCTGGCTCTCGTCCTTGTCCTCGTGCTCCTCCTGTTCTCCCCCTGCAGCCTCAGCGGCGCACACAGGACCACGGTGGAACATGACTTTCACATTGTGCACAACGTCGACAACAGAA GTCCAGAGATCGACCCCTTCTG GATGCTGGAGCTGCTCTTCAACAGTCTACGGAACAAGGAGAACCTGGACAAAGTGCTGCAGGGAGAGGATAGGGACTGGCTACCATGA
- the prlh2 gene encoding prolactin releasing hormone 2 isoform X1 produces the protein MLLRRKTDVQARCGLPASLALVLVLVLLLFSPCSLSGAHRTTVEHDFHIVHNVDNRSPEIDPFWYVGRGVRPIGRFGKRHSSVEVMGDVPVVRMLELLFNSLRNKENLDKVLQGEDRDWLP, from the exons ATGTTGCTCAGGAGAAAGACCGATGTCCAGGCGAGGTGCGGGCTGCCTGCATCTCTGGCTCTCGTCCTTGTCCTCGTGCTCCTCCTGTTCTCCCCCTGCAGCCTCAGCGGCGCACACAGGACCACGGTGGAACATGACTTTCACATTGTGCACAACGTCGACAACAGAA GTCCAGAGATCGACCCCTTCTGGTACGTGGGCCGCGGCGTCAGACCCATCGGGCGCTTTGGGAAGCGACACAGCAGCGTTGAGGTAATGGGTGATGTGCCTGTTGTCAGGATGCTGGAGCTGCTCTTCAACAGTCTACGGAACAAGGAGAACCTGGACAAAGTGCTGCAGGGAGAGGATAGGGACTGGCTACCATGA